In Lampris incognitus isolate fLamInc1 chromosome 20, fLamInc1.hap2, whole genome shotgun sequence, one genomic interval encodes:
- the LOC130131007 gene encoding butyrophilin subfamily 1 member A1-like yields the protein MLPLIRNICVKIIVWVILDASPINTEFNLIVPSHTVIGLAGHDVILPCVLSSHASAVSMSVRWFRHGEFLDYLYLYESKKISARKGSEHRVSLLTQQLERGNVSLLLKDLRMADAGRYLCHVSEQEEAREEPIDLEIIQHGSVPRISLVRHHKSSVQFSCRSHSWYPQPHMIWIDHRGQELMSATIERTSSSKPELLHSVTSTVNVEGGQWEEIFCVVTSQDREYKLESTIQIAEEYYKESAFERAYVSVFAISIFLGLTSIAASLLHVRRAKTEKEEDLEKQKRAQTEKEEDLEKQKRDDVMLDADTAHGRLKLSEDKKSVSFGELDRQKTQTDKRFIHKTCVLGEAGYDSGRHYWEFNLSNKTQWSIGIIQEPTKEQRKAKNEQTYPENGCWSICFDKELKTVEKNPKIFPSVLKPDKLGVFLDYDKRTIAFFNVEKKYYIHCVTANFKGKLFPLIGPLKGCEKSLKISSVKRGPHKTENDTVSSTAD from the exons ATGTTGCCTTTGATCCGGAACATCTGCGTTAAGATCATAGTCTGGGTCATCCTTGATGCCAGTCCTATTAACACAG AGTTCAACCTTATCGTCCCGTCTCATACTGTAATTGGCTTGGCGGGCCATGACGTCATTCTGCCGTGCGTCCTCTCTTCTCACGCAAGTGCTGTTTCTATGAGCGTCAGGTGGTTCAGGCATGGCGAGTTTCTTGACTACCTTTATCTGTATGAATCCAAAAAGATTTCAGCGAGAAAAGGCAGCGAACACCGGGTGAGTTTGCTTACCCAGCAGCTGGAAAGAGGCAATGTGTCTTTGCTGCTGAAGGACTTAAGGATGGCCGATGCGGGACGTTACCTCTGCCATGtctctgagcaggaggaggctcgGGAGGAGCCCATTGATCTCGAAATCATAC AGCATGGCAGTGTTCCCAGGATCTCTCTggtcaggcaccacaaatcatcCGTTCAATTTAGCTGCAGGTCCCATTCCTGGTATCCACAACCCCATATGATTTGGATAGACCACAGAGGACAGGAGTTGATGTCAGCAACAATCGAACGAACCAGCTCTTCAAAACCCGAGCTATTGCACTCCGTTACCAGCACAGTGAATGTAGAAGGCGGCCAGTGGGAGGAAATCTTTTGCGTGGTGACATCACAGGACAGGGAGTACAAGTTGGAGTCCACGATACAAATTGCTG AGGAGTACTACAAAGAAAGTGCTTTTGAGCGGGCCTACGTTTCTGTTTTTGCAATCTCTATTTTCCTTGGGTTGACTTCCATAGCTGCATCTTTGCTCCACGTGAGGAGAG CTAAAACGGAGAAGGAGGAGGActtggaaaaacaaaaaagag CTCAAACGGAGAAGGAGGAGGActtggaaaaacaaaaaagag ACGATGTAATGCTTGATGCTGATACTGCACACGGCAGACTCAAGCTGTCGGAAGACAAAAAGTCCGTGTCATTTGGAGAACTAGATAGACAGAAAACCCAAACCGACAAGAGGTTTATACATAAGACTTGTGTCCTGGGAGAGGCTGGATATGACAGCGGTAGACATTACTGGGAGTTTAACCTGAGCAATAAGACCCAGTGGAGTATTGGGATCATCCAGGAGCCAACAAAGGAGCAGAGAaaggcaaaaaatgaacaaacctATCCTGAGAACGGCTGCTGGAGCATATGTTTCGATAAAGAACTGAAAACTGTTGAGAAAAATCCCAAAATTTTCCCCTCTGTGCTGAAACCTGATAAACTTGGCGTGTTTCTGGACTATGATAAAAGGACAATAGCATTTTTCAATGTAGAGAAAAAATACTATATCCATTGCGTCACAGCAAATTTTAAGGGGAAATTGTTTCCTTTAATAGGCCCTTTGAAAGGATGCGAGAAGAGTCTGAAAATCTCATCTGTAAAAAGAGGTCCACACAAAACAGAAAATGACACAGTGTCTTCAACAGCTGATTGA